In Microbacterium foliorum, the following proteins share a genomic window:
- a CDS encoding amidohydrolase family protein yields MHAATFFDGEGWRDGIVEFDGERMLLRDESPASDLHLPGLPRLDGVIIGGFTDHHVHLQLVDHELLRGSTLGRVIDLGANPTVVATLSAALREAGKACANSSGAKNASADPRGAKSASETTVSDAFLTPHQRTTPHETPHRTPHPVSIEFAGAFLTPVGGYPSDRDWAPEGSFREIADRATAERAVAEMADAGASCIKVASNATAGPVFDDDLFRAIVVAASAHGLSVVAHAEGAGEAQRAARLGAARLAHSPFTERFDDAEITTQAASLSWISTLAIHDADSAERTMVVDNVRRFHAAGGSVLYGTDMGNGPTPVGLNSAELAALRDAGIDGIDLLRTLAPQNPLDPASVLLKLSGTDADPTLARPLTSADLKA; encoded by the coding sequence ATGCACGCGGCGACCTTCTTCGACGGCGAAGGATGGCGCGACGGCATCGTCGAGTTCGACGGCGAGCGGATGCTGCTGCGCGACGAGTCGCCGGCATCCGATCTGCACCTCCCCGGTCTGCCGAGGCTCGACGGCGTGATCATCGGCGGCTTCACCGACCACCACGTGCACCTGCAGCTCGTCGATCACGAGCTGCTGCGCGGGTCGACGCTCGGCCGCGTGATCGACCTCGGCGCGAATCCGACGGTTGTCGCCACGCTCTCCGCTGCCCTGCGCGAGGCTGGAAAAGCATGCGCGAACTCGAGCGGGGCCAAAAACGCATCCGCAGATCCTCGCGGGGCCAAAAGCGCATCCGAAACGACGGTTTCCGATGCGTTTTTGACCCCGCACCAGAGAACGACACCGCATGAGACACCGCACCGGACACCGCACCCTGTCTCGATCGAGTTCGCCGGCGCGTTCCTCACGCCCGTCGGCGGCTATCCGAGCGACCGCGACTGGGCACCAGAGGGGTCGTTCCGCGAGATCGCGGACAGGGCGACCGCCGAACGGGCGGTGGCCGAGATGGCGGATGCCGGAGCATCCTGCATCAAGGTCGCGAGCAACGCCACCGCAGGCCCCGTCTTCGACGATGACCTGTTCCGCGCTATCGTCGTCGCTGCATCCGCACACGGCCTCTCCGTCGTCGCCCACGCCGAAGGCGCGGGAGAAGCACAGCGCGCAGCCCGCCTCGGCGCCGCGCGCCTCGCCCACTCACCGTTCACCGAGCGCTTCGACGATGCCGAGATCACCACCCAGGCGGCATCCCTCTCGTGGATCTCGACGCTCGCGATCCACGACGCCGACAGCGCGGAAAGGACCATGGTCGTCGACAATGTGCGCCGCTTCCACGCGGCCGGCGGCTCCGTGCTCTACGGGACCGACATGGGCAACGGCCCGACGCCCGTCGGACTGAACTCCGCCGAGCTCGCCGCCCTCCGCGACGCCGGGATCGACGGCATCGACCTGCTCCGCACGCTCGCCCCGCAGAACCCTCTCGACCCCGCATCCGTGCTCCTGAAACTTTCCGGCACCGACGCCGATCCGACACTCGCCCGCCCGCTGACCAGCGCCGATCTGAAGGCTTGA
- a CDS encoding kynureninase, translating into MTDTRDAATIERSLLDLAGALDAADPLHAHLDAFVEAPGVGAYLDGNSLGRPLKDTPEKLAAFVRDDWGTRLIRSWDEQWMALPMELGDRIGRVTLGAAAGQTVVADSTSVLIYKLMRAAATADPARTELVIESGNFPTDRFMAEGVAAETGMTVRWIEPDPVLGVQIADVVAAISERTALVSLSHVDYRSGALADMPGITTAVHEVGALMMWDLCHSAGVIPMQLDAWGVDMAVGCTYKYLNGGPGSPAFAYLRREHQGVLRQPIQGWWSAADIFAMGPQYAPAGDIRQLLSGTPPITSMLAMQGMLDLIEQASIEAIREKSLSLTDFAVRAYDEALAPLGVRLLSTRDAALRGSHVTIGHPDFRAVTQRLWADGIIPDFRFPDGIRLGLSPLSTSYAETLTGILAVRDALESHDR; encoded by the coding sequence ATGACCGACACCCGCGACGCCGCGACCATCGAACGCTCGCTCCTCGACCTCGCCGGCGCCCTCGATGCCGCCGACCCGCTGCACGCCCACCTCGACGCGTTCGTCGAGGCTCCGGGGGTCGGCGCCTACCTCGACGGCAATTCGCTCGGTCGACCACTCAAGGACACTCCCGAGAAGCTCGCCGCGTTCGTGCGCGACGACTGGGGCACAAGGCTGATCCGCTCGTGGGACGAGCAGTGGATGGCGCTGCCGATGGAGCTCGGCGATCGCATCGGGCGCGTCACCCTCGGTGCCGCCGCGGGGCAGACCGTCGTGGCCGACTCGACCAGCGTGCTGATCTACAAGCTGATGCGCGCCGCCGCGACCGCAGACCCGGCCCGCACCGAGCTCGTGATCGAGTCGGGCAACTTCCCCACCGACCGGTTCATGGCCGAGGGCGTCGCCGCCGAGACCGGCATGACGGTGCGGTGGATCGAGCCCGATCCGGTGCTCGGAGTGCAGATCGCCGACGTGGTCGCCGCCATCTCCGAGCGCACGGCTCTCGTCTCGCTCAGCCACGTCGACTACCGTTCCGGCGCCCTCGCCGACATGCCCGGCATCACGACCGCGGTGCACGAGGTGGGCGCGCTGATGATGTGGGACCTATGCCACTCGGCCGGCGTGATCCCGATGCAGCTCGACGCCTGGGGCGTCGACATGGCGGTCGGATGCACGTACAAGTACCTCAACGGCGGCCCCGGCTCCCCCGCGTTCGCCTACCTGCGACGCGAGCACCAGGGCGTCCTGCGCCAGCCGATCCAGGGCTGGTGGAGCGCCGCAGACATCTTCGCGATGGGTCCGCAGTACGCGCCGGCCGGCGATATCCGGCAGCTGCTCAGCGGCACTCCGCCGATCACCTCGATGCTCGCGATGCAGGGGATGCTCGACCTCATCGAGCAGGCGTCGATCGAGGCGATCCGCGAGAAGTCGCTCTCCCTCACCGACTTCGCCGTGCGCGCGTACGACGAAGCGCTGGCGCCCCTCGGCGTGCGGCTGCTCAGCACGCGCGACGCCGCACTTCGCGGCAGCCACGTCACGATCGGCCACCCCGACTTCCGCGCCGTGACGCAGCGACTGTGGGCCGACGGGATCATTCCCGACTTCCGCTTCCCCGACGGCATCCGCCTGGGGCTCTCGCCGCTCAGCACCTCGTATGCCGAGACGCTCACCGGCATCCTCGCCGTGCGCGACGCCCTGGAGTCGCATGACCGCTGA
- a CDS encoding PaaX family transcriptional regulator, which yields MTAELAEHPETGPVLDDIDARPGSTASLLRTLVGLYLRPLGGWISAADLVALAGDLGIPTAQARTGVTRLKQKGLLLAERRHAIGYLLNPDAATMLERGDRRIFEMREMTDADTWCLISFSMPESARATRHQLRRRLQWIGAGVVSPALWICPGHLQGEVLDIVDDLDARDWVTLFQAGAPTTARTLPEAAADWWDLDALRAEHLEFQSSLETLPDAPFAAYVRLIDRWRVLPYIDPGLPPSMLPADWPGRRSVDEFQRLSTELSDAAWQRVREITSAARS from the coding sequence ATGACCGCTGAGCTCGCCGAGCATCCCGAGACGGGCCCCGTGCTCGACGACATCGATGCGCGCCCCGGCAGCACGGCATCCCTGCTGCGCACCCTGGTGGGGCTGTACCTGCGCCCGCTCGGCGGCTGGATCTCGGCGGCCGACCTGGTCGCACTCGCCGGCGATCTCGGGATCCCCACGGCGCAGGCGCGCACCGGCGTCACCCGCCTCAAGCAGAAGGGGCTGCTGCTCGCCGAGCGCCGGCACGCGATCGGCTATCTGCTGAATCCGGATGCCGCCACGATGCTCGAGCGGGGCGACCGACGCATCTTCGAGATGCGCGAGATGACGGATGCCGACACGTGGTGCCTCATCTCGTTCTCGATGCCCGAGAGCGCCCGCGCGACGAGACACCAGCTCCGCCGCCGCCTGCAGTGGATCGGGGCGGGCGTCGTATCCCCCGCCCTGTGGATCTGCCCCGGGCATCTGCAGGGCGAGGTGCTCGACATCGTCGACGACCTCGACGCCAGAGACTGGGTGACGCTGTTCCAGGCCGGCGCACCGACGACCGCGCGCACGCTGCCCGAGGCAGCCGCGGACTGGTGGGACCTCGACGCGCTGCGCGCCGAGCACCTCGAGTTCCAGTCGTCGCTCGAGACGCTTCCGGACGCGCCGTTCGCCGCCTACGTGCGGCTGATCGACCGCTGGCGCGTGCTGCCCTACATCGATCCGGGCCTGCCGCCCTCGATGCTCCCGGCCGACTGGCCGGGCAGGCGCAGCGTCGACGAGTTCCAGAGGCTGTCGACGGAGCTGTCGGATGCCGCGTGGCAGCGCGTGCGGGAGATCACCTCGGCGGCGCGGTCGTAG
- a CDS encoding LacI family DNA-binding transcriptional regulator gives MGARTTIHDVAKAAGVSVSTVSKAVNGRYGIADATVQRVLDAVKQLGYESSLVASSMRARRTGVIGVLLADFEPFSAEILKGVGSAVHDTAFDLLAYSGSHLGAGDGWERRSLSRLSGTLIDAAIMVTPTVVSAGTEIPVVAIDPHTGRADLPTVESDSFGGALTATRHLIELGHRRIGFLAGRPDLRSAGLRDAGYRRALSDAGIPLDPSLVGIGRYELDVTRESARIMLSGESRPTAIFAANDLSAIAVIDVAHELGLRVPDDLSVIGFDDVPEATRRALPLTTIQQPMRRLGAVAADMVFTLLSGQEVDEMHVILPTRLVVRATTAPPR, from the coding sequence ATGGGGGCACGCACGACGATCCACGACGTCGCGAAAGCGGCTGGAGTGTCGGTGTCGACCGTCTCGAAAGCCGTGAACGGCCGATATGGGATAGCGGATGCCACCGTGCAGCGGGTCCTCGACGCCGTGAAGCAGCTCGGGTACGAGTCGAGCCTCGTCGCGAGCAGCATGAGGGCTCGGCGAACGGGTGTGATCGGTGTGCTCCTGGCGGACTTCGAACCCTTCAGTGCGGAGATCCTCAAAGGCGTCGGCTCGGCCGTGCACGACACGGCGTTCGACCTGCTCGCCTACAGCGGTTCGCACCTCGGCGCAGGCGACGGCTGGGAGCGGCGATCGCTGAGCAGACTCTCGGGCACGCTGATCGATGCCGCGATCATGGTCACCCCGACGGTCGTCAGCGCCGGCACCGAGATCCCGGTGGTCGCGATCGATCCCCATACGGGTCGTGCTGACCTGCCCACGGTCGAATCCGACAGCTTCGGTGGCGCGCTCACTGCGACCAGACACCTGATCGAGCTCGGCCACCGCCGCATCGGCTTCCTCGCAGGTCGCCCCGACCTCAGATCCGCCGGGCTCCGCGATGCCGGCTACCGCAGGGCACTCTCGGACGCAGGGATCCCTCTCGATCCGTCACTCGTCGGCATCGGCCGCTACGAGCTCGATGTGACCAGGGAATCCGCCCGCATCATGCTGAGCGGCGAGTCCCGACCGACGGCGATCTTCGCGGCGAACGACCTGTCGGCGATCGCGGTGATCGACGTCGCCCACGAGCTGGGTCTGCGGGTGCCGGACGATCTGTCTGTGATCGGGTTCGATGACGTGCCCGAGGCCACCAGGCGGGCGCTGCCGCTCACGACGATCCAGCAGCCGATGCGTAGACTCGGCGCCGTCGCGGCCGACATGGTGTTCACGCTGCTCTCGGGGCAGGAGGTCGACGAGATGCACGTGATCCTGCCGACGCGGCTGGTGGTGCGGGCTACGACCGCGCCGCCGAGGTGA
- a CDS encoding ABC transporter substrate-binding protein, translated as MNSRRLPLASAVAALAVGALALSGCTADSSGTDGGDTSMTLWHNSTTGPGVEFWEQTVADFESDNPGVTIDIQSVQNEDLDGKLQTALNSGDAPDIFLQRGGGKMAAMVKAGQLKDLTDAIAGPAAEEIPDASYSANSLDGKIYAMPVAVLPGGLFYSQDLFDQAGITENPTTLDELEAATVALKGAGIDPIALGAKDAWPAAHWYYWFALRECSSDTLAKAADEMDFTDECWVRAGEDLQSFAETEPFNSGFLTTPAQQGAGSSAGLIANHQAAMELMGAWNPGVIGSLTPDQQPLADLGWFPFPEIDGGDGEPGSMMGGVDGYSCSVDAPDACVDFLNYIGTSDVQTAYYKAFNAPPVNTVAQEAVTEPYLQTILEAYNAAPYATQWLDTVYGQNVGNALNVAVVDLLAGNSDAEDLVKAVQDAAAKA; from the coding sequence ATGAACAGCAGAAGGCTCCCCCTCGCCTCCGCGGTCGCAGCATTGGCCGTCGGAGCGCTCGCGCTCTCGGGCTGCACCGCAGACTCGTCCGGCACCGACGGCGGCGACACCAGCATGACCCTCTGGCACAACTCGACGACAGGCCCCGGAGTGGAGTTCTGGGAGCAGACGGTCGCCGACTTCGAGAGCGACAATCCGGGCGTCACGATCGACATCCAATCGGTCCAGAACGAGGATCTCGACGGCAAGCTGCAGACCGCCCTCAACTCGGGAGACGCCCCCGACATCTTCCTGCAGCGCGGCGGCGGCAAGATGGCCGCGATGGTCAAGGCCGGCCAGCTGAAGGACCTCACCGACGCGATCGCAGGCCCCGCGGCCGAAGAGATCCCCGATGCGTCGTACTCGGCGAACAGCCTCGACGGCAAGATCTACGCCATGCCCGTCGCCGTGCTGCCCGGTGGCCTGTTCTACAGCCAAGACCTCTTCGACCAGGCGGGGATCACCGAGAACCCGACGACCCTCGACGAGCTCGAGGCGGCCACGGTCGCCCTCAAGGGCGCCGGGATCGACCCCATCGCCCTCGGCGCCAAGGACGCCTGGCCCGCAGCGCACTGGTACTACTGGTTCGCCCTGCGCGAGTGCAGCTCCGACACACTCGCCAAGGCCGCCGACGAGATGGACTTCACCGACGAGTGCTGGGTGCGTGCGGGTGAGGACCTGCAGTCGTTCGCCGAGACCGAGCCCTTCAACTCGGGCTTCCTGACGACTCCTGCCCAGCAGGGCGCCGGCAGCTCTGCCGGGCTGATCGCCAACCACCAGGCCGCCATGGAGCTCATGGGCGCGTGGAACCCCGGCGTCATCGGCTCGCTCACTCCTGACCAGCAGCCGCTGGCCGACCTCGGCTGGTTCCCCTTCCCCGAGATCGACGGCGGAGACGGCGAACCCGGTTCGATGATGGGTGGCGTCGACGGCTACTCGTGCTCGGTCGACGCACCCGACGCATGCGTCGACTTCCTGAACTACATCGGCACCTCGGACGTGCAGACCGCCTACTACAAGGCCTTCAACGCCCCGCCGGTCAACACCGTCGCGCAGGAGGCCGTCACCGAGCCCTACCTGCAGACCATCCTCGAGGCGTACAACGCGGCTCCGTACGCGACGCAGTGGCTCGACACCGTCTACGGCCAGAACGTGGGCAACGCACTGAACGTCGCAGTGGTCGATCTGCTCGCGGGCAACAGCGACGCGGAGGACCTGGTCAAGGCTGTGCAGGATGCCGCAGCGAAAGCGTGA
- a CDS encoding carbohydrate ABC transporter permease, with amino-acid sequence MPQRKRDTRARLEVMLLAGPALLVFLAFVIFPVLMAAYYGFFSWQGYGPPTEFVGLKNYLTILQDPLFHDALAHNGFILVFSLVLQGPVAIVLALLLNRKMRGQSLIRVLIFVPYVISEVVVGTGWSLMLQTNGALNAMLTNMGLGFLATDWLSDPGIAIWTLMAIITWKYVGFAVILFLAGLQGIPEELNEAAAIDGASYWQIQWRITLPLLAPTLRIWAFLSIIGSLQLFDLVYIIWGQYIASTAGTSTMATYMVSEGRNAGNYGYGNAVAVVLFLISLVVALIYQRAVLRKDTDGALTGASGRKKDSRSRARQDAALQHAGAEADAAADATTQKESVR; translated from the coding sequence ATGCCGCAGCGAAAGCGTGACACGCGTGCCCGGCTGGAAGTGATGCTTCTGGCCGGGCCCGCCCTGCTCGTCTTCCTCGCCTTCGTCATCTTCCCGGTGCTGATGGCGGCGTACTACGGCTTCTTCAGCTGGCAGGGCTACGGCCCGCCCACCGAGTTCGTCGGGCTGAAGAACTACCTCACGATCCTCCAGGATCCGCTGTTCCACGACGCGCTCGCGCACAACGGCTTCATCCTGGTGTTCTCCCTCGTGCTCCAGGGTCCGGTCGCCATCGTGCTGGCGCTGCTGCTGAACCGCAAGATGCGAGGTCAGTCGCTGATCCGCGTGCTGATCTTCGTGCCCTACGTGATCTCCGAGGTCGTCGTGGGCACGGGGTGGAGCCTGATGCTGCAGACCAACGGCGCGCTCAACGCGATGCTGACGAACATGGGTCTGGGGTTCCTGGCGACCGATTGGCTGTCTGACCCCGGGATCGCGATCTGGACGCTGATGGCGATCATCACGTGGAAGTACGTGGGCTTCGCGGTCATCCTGTTCCTCGCCGGCCTGCAGGGCATTCCGGAGGAGCTGAACGAGGCCGCGGCCATCGACGGCGCCTCCTACTGGCAGATCCAGTGGCGGATCACGCTGCCGCTGCTCGCGCCGACCCTGCGCATCTGGGCGTTCCTGTCGATCATCGGCTCGCTGCAGCTGTTCGACCTCGTCTACATCATCTGGGGGCAGTACATCGCATCCACCGCGGGCACCTCGACCATGGCGACGTACATGGTCTCGGAGGGGCGCAACGCCGGCAACTACGGCTACGGCAACGCGGTCGCGGTCGTGCTCTTCCTCATCTCGCTCGTGGTCGCTCTCATCTATCAGCGCGCCGTGCTGCGCAAGGACACGGACGGCGCCCTCACCGGCGCCTCGGGCAGGAAGAAGGACTCCCGCTCGCGCGCCCGGCAGGATGCCGCCCTGCAGCATGCCGGCGCAGAGGCCGACGCGGCTGCAGACGCCACCACACAGAAGGAGTCCGTCCGATGA
- a CDS encoding carbohydrate ABC transporter permease: MTATSVLVTQRKARTGRTAKPRLPWANPAVYFVALIAVGLMLAPIAYIITGGFRTNAQITTDPSGFPQPWVVSNYLDVLTGSVFWRLVGNSTIVALATTVGTVALGLMAAYVLARYRFAGRGVLYAFFAAGLMFPLTVAITPLYIVVRSLGLMNSLGGVILPQIAFALPTTIIILVPFLRAIPDEIQEAAFIDGCSRIGFFWRMVLPLSLPGVITTGILAFIGSWNGYLLPLFILNDQAAYTLPLGVQSFASQYSVDTAKVLAFTSLSMIPALIFFSLFERRIVGGLTGAVKG, translated from the coding sequence ATGACCGCCACCTCGGTGCTCGTCACCCAGCGCAAGGCCCGCACGGGTCGCACCGCGAAGCCCCGGCTGCCGTGGGCCAACCCCGCCGTGTACTTCGTCGCGCTGATCGCGGTCGGTCTGATGCTGGCGCCCATCGCCTACATCATCACCGGCGGGTTCCGCACGAACGCGCAGATCACGACCGATCCGTCCGGGTTCCCGCAGCCGTGGGTGGTGTCGAACTACCTCGACGTACTCACCGGCAGCGTGTTCTGGCGACTGGTGGGCAACTCGACCATCGTCGCTCTCGCGACCACCGTCGGCACGGTCGCCCTGGGACTGATGGCGGCCTACGTCCTCGCGAGGTACCGGTTCGCCGGCCGAGGAGTGCTCTACGCCTTCTTCGCCGCAGGGCTGATGTTCCCTCTGACCGTCGCGATCACCCCGCTGTACATCGTGGTGCGCAGTCTCGGACTGATGAACTCGCTCGGCGGAGTGATCCTGCCCCAGATCGCGTTCGCGCTGCCGACGACCATCATCATCCTCGTGCCGTTCCTGCGCGCCATCCCCGATGAGATCCAGGAGGCCGCGTTCATCGACGGATGCAGCCGCATCGGGTTCTTCTGGCGGATGGTGCTGCCGCTCTCGCTCCCGGGAGTCATCACCACCGGCATCCTGGCGTTCATCGGCAGCTGGAACGGCTACCTGCTGCCGCTGTTCATCCTCAACGATCAAGCCGCGTACACGCTGCCGCTCGGCGTGCAGTCGTTCGCATCCCAATACTCCGTGGACACCGCGAAAGTGCTCGCATTCACATCGCTGTCGATGATCCCGGCGCTGATCTTCTTCAGCCTGTTCGAGCGGCGCATCGTGGGAGGGCTGACCGGTGCAGTCAAGGGCTGA
- a CDS encoding beta-glucosidase yields MMLQPAGSAPHSPRVEALLARMTLEEKQAQLVGFWVDQGVEVVAPMSGEKKSSTRYEDASAHGIGHLTRVYGTRPVDPVERAAWLWTEQRRLQQQTRLGIPALVHEECLTGLAAWKAATFPTPLAWGAAFDPELVEEVGRAIGSSMRSLGIHQGLAPVLDVIRDPRWGRVDECIAEDPLVVGRVGTAYVRGLQSEGVHATLKHFIGYSASKAGRNHAPVSAGLREIEDVLLPPFEMAIHEGGARSVMNSYVDIDGVPVTADARYLTGILRDRWGFDGVVVSDYFAVDFLHSMHRAAADSADAARLALTAGIDVELPSPDAFATLAEQVRDGRLPAEILDRAVGRVLAQKEELGLLDADFTTPPTAVDLDPAEHRALARRLAEESIVLLSNDGALPLAPTTTSRIAVVGPNADSAEALMGCYSFVNHVLAHHPDTPAGIDLPTVTASLRHEFPAAEITSTIGCEVDGSDRSGIPAAVEAAAAADVAIVVVGDRAGLFGRGTVGEGNDVDDLELPGIQRELVEAVVATGTPVILIAMTGRPYVLDWALPARAGAAGTMTGLGAVDASASANAVSAGIPAAVLQTFFPGEEGGPALARLLSGRVAPSGRLPVSLPRSAGAQPYSYLHPVLGGRTDVTSADSTPVRPFGFGLSYTTFAHDALTVPESVAAGETFRVTVRVRNTGAVAATDVVQLYAHDEVGSVTRPLAQLLDFRRVALAPGADALVEFDVPIDRLALTGLDGVKRVEPGAIRLWVGAACDDEETVARLEIV; encoded by the coding sequence ATGATGTTGCAGCCCGCAGGCTCCGCGCCGCACTCCCCCCGCGTCGAGGCGCTCCTCGCCCGCATGACCCTGGAAGAGAAGCAGGCGCAGCTCGTCGGCTTCTGGGTCGACCAGGGCGTCGAGGTGGTCGCCCCGATGTCGGGCGAGAAGAAGAGCTCGACGCGCTACGAGGATGCCTCCGCGCATGGCATCGGTCACCTCACCCGCGTGTACGGCACCCGACCCGTCGACCCCGTCGAGCGGGCGGCCTGGCTGTGGACCGAGCAGCGCCGACTTCAGCAGCAGACGCGGCTGGGCATTCCGGCGCTCGTGCACGAGGAGTGCCTGACGGGTCTCGCCGCGTGGAAGGCGGCGACCTTCCCGACGCCGCTGGCGTGGGGGGCGGCCTTCGACCCCGAGCTCGTGGAGGAGGTCGGTCGGGCCATCGGCTCGTCGATGCGGTCCCTCGGCATCCATCAGGGCCTGGCTCCGGTGCTCGACGTCATCCGCGACCCCCGCTGGGGTCGGGTCGACGAGTGCATCGCCGAAGACCCCCTGGTCGTCGGCCGGGTGGGCACCGCATATGTCCGCGGCCTGCAGTCCGAGGGCGTGCACGCGACCCTGAAGCACTTCATCGGATACTCCGCCTCGAAGGCCGGACGCAACCACGCGCCCGTGAGTGCAGGCCTGCGTGAGATCGAGGACGTGCTGCTTCCGCCGTTCGAGATGGCGATCCACGAGGGCGGTGCACGCAGCGTCATGAACTCCTACGTCGACATCGACGGTGTGCCCGTCACCGCCGACGCGCGCTATCTCACCGGCATCCTGCGCGATCGCTGGGGATTCGACGGCGTTGTCGTGTCGGACTACTTCGCGGTCGACTTCCTGCACAGCATGCATCGGGCCGCCGCCGACTCGGCCGACGCCGCTCGGCTCGCGCTCACCGCGGGAATCGACGTCGAGCTGCCCTCGCCCGATGCCTTCGCCACCCTCGCCGAGCAGGTGCGCGACGGTCGGCTCCCCGCCGAGATCCTCGACAGGGCGGTGGGGCGGGTGCTCGCGCAGAAGGAGGAGCTCGGATTGCTGGATGCCGACTTCACCACCCCTCCGACGGCCGTCGACCTGGACCCGGCCGAGCACCGAGCGCTCGCTCGGCGCCTCGCCGAGGAGTCGATCGTGCTGCTGAGCAACGACGGCGCACTCCCCCTCGCACCGACGACGACCTCGCGGATCGCAGTGGTCGGTCCCAACGCCGACAGCGCCGAGGCGCTGATGGGCTGCTACTCGTTCGTCAACCACGTGCTCGCCCATCACCCCGACACCCCCGCGGGCATCGATCTGCCGACGGTCACCGCATCGCTGCGCCACGAGTTCCCTGCAGCCGAGATCACCTCGACGATCGGGTGCGAGGTCGACGGCTCCGACCGCTCCGGCATCCCCGCCGCGGTCGAAGCCGCCGCTGCGGCCGACGTCGCGATCGTCGTCGTGGGCGACCGCGCCGGCCTCTTCGGACGAGGCACGGTCGGCGAAGGCAACGACGTCGACGACCTCGAACTCCCCGGCATCCAGCGAGAGCTGGTCGAGGCTGTCGTCGCGACGGGCACTCCGGTGATCCTGATCGCGATGACCGGGCGTCCCTACGTGCTCGACTGGGCGCTGCCGGCTCGCGCGGGTGCCGCAGGGACCATGACCGGGCTCGGAGCGGTCGACGCGTCGGCCTCCGCGAACGCGGTGTCTGCGGGGATCCCCGCAGCGGTGCTGCAGACGTTCTTCCCCGGCGAGGAGGGCGGTCCCGCTCTCGCACGGCTGCTGAGCGGCCGCGTCGCACCGTCCGGGCGGCTGCCGGTGTCGCTGCCGCGGTCGGCCGGGGCACAGCCGTACTCGTATCTGCACCCCGTGCTCGGCGGACGCACGGATGTCACGAGTGCCGATTCGACTCCGGTGCGGCCCTTCGGCTTCGGCCTGAGCTACACGACCTTCGCGCACGACGCACTCACGGTTCCCGAGTCGGTCGCCGCGGGCGAGACTTTCCGGGTGACGGTGCGGGTGCGCAACACGGGTGCGGTCGCGGCGACGGATGTCGTGCAGCTGTATGCGCACGACGAGGTCGGGAGCGTGACCCGCCCGCTCGCCCAGCTGCTGGACTTCCGGCGGGTCGCGCTCGCGCCCGGTGCCGACGCGCTCGTCGAGTTCGACGTGCCGATCGACCGGCTCGCCTTGACGGGGCTCGACGGCGTCAAGCGGGTCGAGCCCGGCGCCATCCGCCTCTGGGTCGGTGCCGCCTGCGACGACGAGGAAACGGTGGCGCGCCTCGAGATCGTGTGA
- a CDS encoding FBP domain-containing protein, with translation MRPIDERTLRASFINASRKEVSDLTLPAGFADLDFEKLDYLGWVDPKLPRRSYVVAWVDDVVTGVFLQRAEQRVISRAQCSWCEDVTLRHDVQLYVARKAGPAGRKGDSIGNLVCAEFGCSQNVRMLPPLAYDGYDRELARELRILKLQEHVSAFIAAVRS, from the coding sequence ATGCGTCCCATCGACGAGCGCACCCTGCGCGCCTCCTTCATCAACGCCTCCCGCAAGGAGGTCTCCGACCTCACGCTGCCCGCCGGCTTCGCCGATCTCGACTTCGAGAAGCTCGACTACCTCGGCTGGGTCGACCCCAAGCTGCCTCGCCGCTCGTACGTCGTCGCGTGGGTCGATGACGTCGTCACCGGGGTGTTCCTTCAGCGCGCCGAGCAGCGCGTGATCTCGCGAGCCCAGTGCTCGTGGTGCGAGGACGTCACCCTGCGCCACGACGTGCAGCTCTACGTCGCCCGCAAGGCCGGTCCGGCCGGTCGCAAGGGCGACAGCATCGGCAACCTCGTCTGCGCGGAATTCGGATGCTCGCAGAACGTGCGGATGCTGCCGCCGCTGGCCTACGACGGCTACGACCGCGAACTCGCGCGCGAGCTGCGCATCCTCAAGCTGCAGGAGCACGTGAGCGCGTTCATCGCGGCCGTGCGGAGCTGA